The proteins below are encoded in one region of Aeromonas jandaei:
- the dnaG gene encoding DNA primase, producing the protein MAGRIPQSFIDDLLARTDIVELIDSRVRLKKAGKNYQACCPFHNEKSPSFTVSQEKQFYHCFGCGAHGNAIGFVMEYDGLEFPDAIEELASQQGMQVPREQSSGGSGHSQPAVSKDLFELMNQIARFYESNLKSAPHAVEYLKGRGLTGEVVKRFNIGYAPSDWDQVRRRFGASRDHEQLLISGGMLITRENGGGSYDRFRDRIMFPIRDKRGRVIGFGGRVLGDGTPKYLNSPETPIFHKGRELFGLYEVKQAHKDPRRILVVEGYMDVVALGQYDIDYAVAALGTATTSDHIHTLFRTTAEVVCCYDGDNAGREAAWRALDNALPHLQDGRELKFVFLPDGEDPDSLVRQIGKEGFEALLDEAQPFADFMFERLGRDAALSGEAGKFEVANKAAELIRRVPEGFTREGLITRLSSMMRWGENKQRIAELFARNSQPKAEVNKPKAAKLTPLRRALALMVQYPAVTAELPAMPELAGLRLQGITFLLQLHQQILAQPGITTGILLEHWRGTKEGEILAQLAMHDLFEEIKLDQEPDILGELQDTFVGFINLFLKQRIEELQAKVAQEGLSSEETQELMMLIREVQIEKRNESGA; encoded by the coding sequence ATGGCAGGCAGGATCCCCCAATCCTTTATCGACGATCTGCTCGCACGCACAGACATAGTCGAGCTGATCGACTCGCGAGTGCGGCTGAAAAAAGCCGGTAAGAACTACCAGGCTTGCTGCCCTTTTCATAACGAAAAAAGCCCCTCTTTTACCGTCAGCCAGGAGAAGCAGTTCTATCACTGTTTCGGCTGTGGCGCCCACGGCAACGCCATCGGCTTTGTCATGGAGTATGACGGCCTCGAGTTCCCCGACGCCATCGAAGAGCTCGCCAGCCAGCAGGGCATGCAGGTGCCCCGCGAGCAGAGCAGCGGCGGATCTGGCCATAGCCAACCGGCCGTCAGCAAGGATCTGTTCGAGCTGATGAACCAGATCGCCCGCTTCTACGAGAGCAATCTCAAGAGTGCTCCCCATGCGGTGGAGTACCTCAAGGGACGCGGGCTGACCGGTGAAGTGGTCAAGCGCTTCAACATCGGTTATGCCCCAAGCGATTGGGATCAGGTGCGTCGCCGCTTTGGCGCCAGCCGGGATCACGAACAGCTGCTTATCTCGGGTGGCATGCTGATCACTCGTGAAAATGGTGGGGGCAGCTACGATCGTTTCCGCGATCGCATCATGTTCCCGATCCGTGACAAGCGCGGCCGGGTCATCGGCTTCGGCGGCCGGGTATTGGGCGATGGCACCCCCAAATACCTCAACTCGCCGGAAACCCCGATTTTCCATAAGGGACGGGAGCTGTTCGGCCTCTATGAGGTCAAGCAGGCACACAAGGATCCGCGCCGGATCCTGGTGGTTGAGGGCTACATGGATGTGGTGGCGCTCGGACAGTACGACATCGACTATGCGGTGGCGGCACTGGGTACCGCGACCACCAGTGATCACATCCATACCCTGTTTCGTACAACCGCTGAGGTGGTCTGCTGCTACGACGGCGACAACGCTGGTCGTGAAGCCGCGTGGCGGGCGCTGGATAACGCCCTCCCTCATCTGCAGGATGGCCGTGAACTCAAATTCGTGTTCCTGCCCGATGGTGAGGATCCCGACTCGCTGGTACGCCAGATCGGCAAGGAGGGCTTTGAAGCCCTGCTCGATGAAGCCCAACCCTTCGCCGACTTCATGTTCGAGCGCCTTGGTCGCGACGCGGCGCTCTCCGGCGAAGCGGGCAAGTTTGAAGTGGCCAACAAGGCCGCAGAACTTATCCGCCGCGTGCCGGAAGGGTTCACCCGCGAGGGGCTGATCACCCGCCTCTCCAGCATGATGCGCTGGGGTGAGAACAAGCAGCGAATAGCCGAGCTCTTTGCCCGCAACAGCCAGCCCAAGGCCGAGGTCAACAAGCCCAAGGCAGCCAAACTGACCCCGCTGCGCCGGGCACTGGCGCTGATGGTTCAATACCCGGCCGTGACGGCAGAGCTACCGGCAATGCCGGAGCTGGCGGGTTTGCGCTTGCAGGGGATTACCTTCCTGCTGCAGCTGCATCAGCAGATCCTGGCTCAGCCCGGTATTACTACCGGCATCCTGCTGGAACACTGGCGCGGCACCAAGGAGGGGGAAATCCTCGCCCAGCTGGCGATGCACGACCTGTTCGAGGAGATCAAACTCGATCAGGAGCCGGATATTCTGGGAGAGTTGCAGGATACCTTCGTCGGTTTCATCAACCTGTTTCTGAAACAACGGATCGAAGAATTGCAGGCCAAAGTGGCTCAGGAAGGACTAAGCTCCGAAGAAACCCAAGAGTTGATGATGCTGATCAGAGAGGTGCAAATTGAGAAAAGAAATGAGAGTGGGGCTTGA
- a CDS encoding GatB/YqeY domain-containing protein — MSLKDQLKDQQKLAMLAKDKPRLGAIRLLMAEIKQREVDTRVELNDEDILAVVTKMVKQRRDSISQFEAAGRQDLADKESAEIVVLQEFLPQQLTADEIAALIEQAIAESGAAVMADMGKVMAVLKPKIQGRADVGAVSAQVKTRLA; from the coding sequence GTGTCTCTGAAGGATCAACTCAAGGATCAGCAAAAGCTCGCCATGCTTGCCAAAGACAAGCCGCGGTTGGGCGCTATCCGGTTGTTGATGGCAGAAATCAAGCAGCGTGAAGTCGATACCCGTGTCGAGCTCAATGATGAGGATATCCTCGCTGTCGTGACCAAGATGGTCAAACAGCGCCGCGATTCCATCAGCCAATTTGAAGCTGCCGGTCGCCAGGATCTCGCCGACAAAGAGTCCGCCGAGATCGTTGTGCTGCAGGAGTTCCTGCCACAACAACTGACCGCAGACGAAATTGCCGCCCTGATCGAGCAAGCCATCGCCGAGAGCGGTGCTGCCGTCATGGCTGACATGGGTAAAGTCATGGCTGTCTTGAAGCCAAAAATTCAGGGTCGTGCCGATGTCGGCGCCGTCAGTGCTCAGGTGAAAACCCGCTTGGCGTAA
- the rpsU gene encoding 30S ribosomal protein S21, producing the protein MPVIKVRENEPFDVALRRFKRSCEKAGILSEVRSREFYEKPTTIRKRAKASAVKRHAKKLSRENARRIRLY; encoded by the coding sequence ATGCCAGTAATCAAAGTCCGTGAAAATGAGCCGTTTGACGTTGCTCTGCGTCGCTTCAAGCGTTCTTGCGAAAAAGCCGGTATCCTGTCCGAAGTTCGTAGCCGTGAGTTCTACGAGAAGCCGACTACCATTCGTAAGCGCGCCAAAGCGTCTGCCGTTAAGCGTCACGCCAAGAAGCTGTCTCGCGAAAACGCACGTCGTATCCGCCTGTACTAA
- the tsaD gene encoding tRNA (adenosine(37)-N6)-threonylcarbamoyltransferase complex transferase subunit TsaD: MRVLGIETSCDETGIAIFDDQKGILSHQLYSQVKLHADYGGVVPELASRDHVRKTIPLIQAALREAGLGKDDIDGIAYTAGPGLVGAILVGATIGRSLAMAWNKPAIAVHHMEGHLLAPMLEEKAPEFPFVALLVSGGHSMLVRVDGIGSYQLLGESIDDAAGEAFDKTAKLMGLDYPGGPLLSRLAEKGTTGRFHFPRPMTDRPGLDMSFSGLKTFAANTIAANGDDEQTRADIARAFEDAVVDTLAIKCRRALKETGLKRLVVAGGVSANRHLRAQLAELMESLKGEVFYPRTEYCTDNGAMIAYAGMQRLKAGVFEPLAVKAVPRWPLDTLDPV; the protein is encoded by the coding sequence ATGCGTGTATTGGGCATAGAGACATCCTGTGACGAAACCGGGATCGCGATCTTCGACGATCAAAAAGGGATCCTTTCCCACCAGTTATATAGCCAGGTCAAGCTGCATGCGGACTACGGTGGCGTTGTCCCCGAGCTCGCCAGCCGGGATCACGTTCGCAAGACGATCCCGTTGATCCAGGCCGCATTGCGGGAGGCCGGGCTGGGCAAGGATGACATCGATGGCATCGCCTATACCGCGGGGCCGGGTCTGGTTGGCGCCATTCTGGTGGGGGCCACCATCGGCCGTTCACTGGCGATGGCGTGGAACAAGCCGGCTATCGCCGTCCACCATATGGAAGGTCACCTGCTGGCGCCCATGCTGGAAGAGAAGGCCCCCGAGTTCCCCTTCGTGGCGCTGCTGGTCTCCGGTGGCCACTCCATGCTGGTACGGGTTGATGGCATCGGCAGCTACCAGCTGCTGGGTGAATCCATCGACGATGCCGCCGGCGAGGCGTTCGACAAGACCGCCAAGCTGATGGGACTTGACTATCCGGGCGGCCCGCTGCTCTCCCGTCTGGCCGAGAAGGGCACCACCGGGCGTTTCCACTTCCCCCGTCCCATGACTGATCGCCCCGGGCTCGACATGAGCTTCTCCGGCCTCAAGACCTTTGCCGCCAACACCATTGCCGCCAACGGTGATGATGAGCAGACCCGCGCCGATATCGCTCGGGCGTTTGAAGATGCGGTGGTCGATACCCTGGCCATCAAGTGCCGTCGTGCCTTGAAAGAGACTGGCCTCAAGCGTCTGGTGGTGGCCGGTGGCGTCAGTGCCAACCGCCACCTGCGCGCTCAGCTGGCCGAGCTGATGGAGAGCCTCAAGGGCGAGGTGTTCTATCCGCGCACCGAATATTGCACCGATAACGGCGCCATGATCGCCTATGCCGGCATGCAGCGCCTGAAGGCGGGCGTGTTCGAGCCGCTGGCGGTCAAGGCCGTGCCGCGCTGGCCGCTGGATACCCTGGATCCGGTCTGA
- a CDS encoding anaerobic C4-dicarboxylate transporter, with amino-acid sequence MIGIELLVVLAAIYLGARIGSIGIGFAGGLGVLALTWGLGVQIPSDQLVTYIPWDVIMIIASVICAIACMQLAGGMDYLVSLAEKALRKNPKYITFAAPVVTYLMTMLAGTGHTAFSTLPVIAEVAKEQGIRPSRPLSIAVVASQIAITASPISAAVVAFSGMLEPFGVDYLTLLAICIPSTFLACILGAFIANMMGKPLEQDEVYLERKAKGQIKLRGTSQLEIKPYAKLSVWIFIAAIVAVMAYATAISGKVGLITNPPIPRDGAIMGIMLAAATIMTLVCKLDATQVTNMPTFKSGMSACICVLGVAWLGNVFVKGNMDTIQLIAGDLLNQYSWLLAVVLFFAAMLLYSQGATTKALMPAALALGVSPLTAIASFAAVSALFVLPTYPTLLAAVEMDDTGSTRIGKAVFNHPFFIPGTATIAIAVALGFFFGGIML; translated from the coding sequence ATGATTGGAATCGAGTTACTTGTCGTGCTCGCCGCTATCTATCTGGGCGCCCGGATAGGCAGCATCGGCATCGGCTTTGCCGGTGGTCTGGGGGTTCTGGCCCTGACCTGGGGCCTCGGGGTGCAGATCCCGAGCGACCAGCTGGTCACCTACATCCCCTGGGATGTGATCATGATCATTGCGTCCGTCATTTGCGCCATCGCCTGTATGCAACTGGCTGGCGGGATGGACTATCTGGTTTCCTTGGCAGAGAAAGCGCTGCGCAAGAACCCCAAATACATCACCTTCGCCGCCCCGGTCGTCACCTATCTGATGACCATGCTGGCCGGTACCGGTCACACCGCCTTCTCCACCCTGCCGGTTATCGCAGAAGTGGCCAAAGAGCAGGGGATCCGCCCGTCCCGCCCGCTCTCCATCGCGGTTGTTGCCTCCCAGATCGCCATCACAGCCTCCCCGATCTCTGCCGCTGTGGTTGCCTTCTCCGGCATGCTCGAGCCGTTCGGTGTTGACTACCTGACCCTGCTGGCCATCTGCATCCCCTCCACCTTCCTGGCCTGTATCCTGGGTGCCTTTATCGCCAACATGATGGGCAAGCCGCTGGAGCAGGACGAAGTCTATCTGGAGCGTAAAGCCAAGGGCCAGATCAAGCTGCGCGGCACCAGCCAGCTGGAAATCAAGCCGTACGCCAAGCTATCCGTCTGGATCTTCATCGCCGCCATCGTGGCCGTGATGGCCTATGCCACCGCGATCTCCGGTAAAGTTGGCCTCATCACCAACCCGCCGATCCCCCGCGATGGCGCCATCATGGGCATCATGCTGGCCGCGGCCACCATCATGACTCTGGTGTGCAAACTGGACGCCACTCAAGTGACCAACATGCCGACCTTCAAGTCCGGTATGTCCGCCTGTATCTGCGTACTGGGTGTGGCCTGGCTGGGTAACGTCTTCGTGAAAGGCAACATGGACACCATCCAGCTGATCGCTGGCGACCTGCTGAACCAGTACTCCTGGCTGCTGGCCGTGGTGCTCTTCTTCGCCGCCATGCTGCTCTACTCACAGGGTGCAACCACCAAGGCCCTGATGCCTGCCGCTCTGGCTCTGGGTGTCAGCCCGCTGACCGCCATCGCCTCCTTCGCGGCCGTGAGCGCCCTGTTCGTACTGCCGACCTACCCGACCCTGCTGGCCGCGGTAGAGATGGACGACACCGGCTCAACCCGCATCGGCAAAGCCGTGTTCAACCACCCCTTCTTTATCCCCGGCACCGCCACCATCGCGATTGCCGTGGCGCTGGGCTTCTTCTTCGGCGGCATCATGCTCTAA
- the aspA gene encoding aspartate ammonia-lyase, with translation MSDIKNVRIEEDLLGTKEVSNDLYYGVHTLRAVENFKISSQKISDVPEFVRGMVLTKKAAALANGELGTIRPEIADKIVEACDLMLNTGKCFDQFPVDVYQGGAGTSVNMNTNEVLANIALEIMGLEKGRYDVINPNDHVNKCQSTNDAYPTGFRVAVVNSTDVTLHALEALIAAFDVKANEFKKILKMGRTQLQDAVPMTLGQEFHAFAVTLREEIKSIKRCQELLLEVNLGATAIGTGLNTPPEYSALAIKRLAEITGRAYVPAEDLIEATSDCGAYVMLHGAIKRLAMKLSKICNDLRLLSSGPRTALKEINLPEMQAGSSIMPAKVNPVIPEVVNQSCFKVFGNDITITFAAEAGQLQLNVMEPVIGQAMFESLSLMEKACISLREKCVEGITANPEICMNHVLNSIGIVTYLNPFIGHHEGDIVGKICAQTGKNVREVVLERGLLSAEQLDEILSIENLMNPQYKAKRFTRETTV, from the coding sequence ATGAGCGACATCAAGAACGTCCGCATTGAAGAAGACTTGCTGGGCACTAAAGAAGTTTCCAATGATCTCTACTACGGTGTGCACACCCTGCGCGCTGTCGAGAACTTCAAGATCAGCTCTCAGAAGATTTCTGACGTTCCGGAATTCGTACGTGGCATGGTGCTGACCAAGAAGGCCGCTGCGCTGGCCAACGGTGAGCTCGGTACCATCCGTCCTGAAATTGCAGACAAGATCGTGGAAGCCTGCGACCTGATGCTGAACACCGGCAAGTGCTTCGACCAGTTCCCGGTCGACGTTTACCAGGGCGGTGCCGGTACCTCCGTCAACATGAACACCAACGAAGTGCTGGCCAACATCGCACTGGAGATCATGGGTCTGGAGAAAGGTCGTTACGACGTCATCAACCCGAACGATCACGTCAACAAGTGCCAGTCCACCAACGATGCCTACCCCACCGGTTTCCGCGTTGCTGTTGTGAACAGCACCGACGTGACCCTGCATGCCCTGGAAGCGCTGATCGCCGCTTTCGACGTCAAGGCTAACGAGTTCAAGAAGATCCTGAAGATGGGCCGTACCCAGCTGCAGGACGCCGTGCCGATGACCCTGGGTCAGGAGTTCCACGCCTTCGCCGTGACCCTGCGTGAAGAGATCAAATCCATCAAGCGTTGCCAGGAGCTGCTGCTGGAAGTGAACCTGGGCGCTACCGCCATCGGTACCGGTCTGAACACTCCGCCCGAGTACTCTGCACTGGCCATCAAGCGTCTGGCCGAGATCACCGGTCGTGCCTATGTACCGGCTGAAGACCTGATCGAAGCGACCTCTGACTGCGGCGCCTACGTCATGCTGCACGGCGCCATCAAGCGTCTGGCCATGAAGCTCTCCAAGATCTGTAACGACCTGCGTCTGCTCTCCTCCGGCCCGCGCACAGCCCTGAAAGAGATCAACCTGCCGGAAATGCAGGCTGGTTCCTCCATCATGCCGGCCAAGGTCAACCCGGTTATCCCGGAAGTGGTCAACCAGTCCTGCTTCAAGGTATTCGGTAACGACATCACCATCACCTTCGCCGCCGAAGCCGGTCAGCTGCAGCTGAACGTCATGGAGCCGGTGATTGGTCAGGCAATGTTCGAATCCCTGAGCCTGATGGAAAAAGCCTGTATCTCCCTGCGCGAGAAGTGCGTGGAAGGTATCACCGCCAACCCGGAAATCTGCATGAACCACGTGCTGAACTCCATCGGTATCGTGACCTACCTGAACCCCTTCATCGGTCACCACGAAGGGGACATCGTTGGCAAGATCTGCGCCCAGACCGGCAAGAACGTACGCGAAGTCGTACTGGAGCGCGGCCTGCTGAGCGCCGAGCAGCTGGACGAGATCCTCTCCATCGAGAACCTGATGAACCCGCAATACAAGGCCAAGCGTTTCACTCGCGAAACCACTGTATAA
- a CDS encoding FxsA family protein produces MGKLFLLLVGLVVLELTVMIEVGSVIGALPTVGLLILTAILGSSLVRSEGLKTLFSAQQKMQQGEMPGREVMGGMMLALAGLLLIIPGFVTDFFGILLLQPWLRNKLADKLIGSNQFRMQMGGFQRTQSPFEQSLDDHPKQGGTTIEGEFERKE; encoded by the coding sequence ATGGGCAAGCTGTTTCTGCTGTTGGTGGGTCTGGTGGTACTGGAGCTCACCGTGATGATCGAGGTCGGTTCTGTGATTGGAGCGCTGCCGACCGTCGGCTTGCTCATCCTGACCGCTATTCTGGGCTCTTCTCTGGTGCGCAGTGAAGGGCTCAAGACCCTGTTCAGTGCCCAGCAGAAGATGCAGCAGGGCGAGATGCCGGGCCGCGAAGTGATGGGTGGCATGATGCTGGCGCTGGCCGGTCTGCTGCTGATCATTCCGGGTTTTGTCACTGACTTCTTCGGGATCCTGCTGCTGCAGCCTTGGCTGCGCAACAAACTGGCCGACAAGCTGATCGGCAGCAACCAGTTCCGGATGCAGATGGGTGGTTTCCAGCGTACTCAATCGCCGTTTGAGCAATCCCTCGACGATCATCCGAAACAGGGTGGCACCACCATCGAAGGCGAGTTTGAACGTAAAGAGTAA
- a CDS encoding MATE family efflux transporter → MLTAPIPVVLRQMTGPMILGIVAILAFNLVDTFFIGMLGTEALAAISFTFPVTFVVTSLAMGLGAGLSAVIGHALGQGKHEEAAHLATDSLFLAVILVTLLSAGGALTIKPLFTLLGASAELISLIHDYMLIWYLTVPMLVLPMVGNSAIRATGDTKTPSLVMTVAGLVNGMLDPLLIFGIGPFPEWGIRGAAIATSISWLMAMLVSLYILRHREGLLLWRLSPRSRLLYHWRALLHVAIPASFTNMLNPLANAVLMTIFAGLGTEVVAAYGAASRVEALLLIVMMALASVLAPFISQNCGAGNPARAKAALQSSMRFALLFQLAIYGLTWLLAPLIANLFSDHPQVIRLIILYLHLVPIGYGFQGMVMLLASALNGVRASSISFLFNGLRLFGFLLPGAWLGARWGGEQGIYLGILLANLAAGTLAWWYARHRFEALCHQGKP, encoded by the coding sequence ATGCTGACAGCACCGATCCCTGTCGTACTGCGCCAGATGACGGGCCCCATGATCCTCGGCATCGTCGCCATTCTGGCCTTCAACCTGGTCGATACCTTCTTTATTGGCATGCTGGGCACCGAAGCGCTGGCGGCCATCAGCTTTACCTTTCCGGTCACCTTCGTGGTCACCTCGCTCGCCATGGGACTTGGGGCCGGCCTCTCGGCGGTGATCGGTCATGCATTGGGACAGGGCAAGCATGAAGAGGCGGCCCACCTCGCCACCGATAGCCTGTTTCTGGCGGTGATCCTGGTTACCCTGCTCTCGGCAGGGGGCGCCCTCACCATCAAACCGCTATTTACCCTGCTGGGTGCCAGTGCCGAACTTATCTCCCTTATCCACGACTACATGCTGATCTGGTATCTCACCGTGCCCATGCTGGTGCTGCCCATGGTGGGCAACTCCGCCATCCGCGCCACCGGCGATACCAAGACACCCAGCCTCGTCATGACGGTGGCCGGTCTGGTCAACGGCATGCTGGATCCGCTGCTTATCTTCGGCATCGGCCCCTTCCCCGAGTGGGGGATCCGGGGGGCAGCCATCGCCACCTCCATCTCATGGCTGATGGCCATGCTGGTCAGCCTCTACATCCTGCGTCATCGGGAAGGGTTACTGCTGTGGCGCCTCTCGCCGCGCTCCCGGCTGCTCTATCACTGGCGGGCACTGCTCCATGTCGCCATCCCCGCCTCTTTTACCAACATGCTCAATCCGTTGGCCAATGCGGTATTGATGACGATTTTTGCCGGTCTGGGAACAGAAGTGGTGGCAGCTTACGGCGCCGCATCGCGGGTTGAGGCACTGCTGCTGATCGTGATGATGGCGCTCGCCTCCGTGCTGGCCCCCTTCATCTCGCAAAACTGTGGCGCCGGCAATCCGGCTCGGGCCAAGGCCGCACTTCAGAGCAGCATGCGCTTTGCCCTGCTGTTCCAGCTGGCCATCTATGGCCTCACCTGGCTGCTGGCACCACTCATCGCCAATCTGTTTAGCGATCATCCGCAGGTCATTCGCCTCATCATCCTCTATCTGCATCTGGTACCGATCGGATATGGCTTTCAGGGGATGGTGATGCTGCTGGCCTCGGCGCTCAATGGCGTGCGGGCATCGAGCATCTCTTTCTTGTTCAACGGCTTGCGGCTGTTTGGCTTTTTACTGCCGGGAGCCTGGCTTGGCGCCAGATGGGGGGGAGAACAGGGGATATATCTGGGGATACTGCTGGCCAATCTGGCGGCGGGCACCCTCGCATGGTGGTATGCCCGACACCGCTTCGAGGCCTTGTGCCATCAGGGCAAGCCCTGA
- a CDS encoding co-chaperone GroES, translated as MKIRPLHDRVIIKRIEAEAKSAGGIVLTGTAAQKSTRGEVLAVGTGRILDNGDVKALAVKVGDKVIFNEGYGVKTEKLDGQDVLILSETDILAIVEE; from the coding sequence ATGAAAATTCGTCCACTGCACGACCGCGTCATCATCAAGCGCATCGAAGCTGAAGCCAAATCCGCTGGTGGTATCGTACTGACTGGTACTGCGGCTCAAAAGTCCACCCGTGGTGAAGTGCTTGCCGTGGGGACTGGTCGAATCCTGGATAATGGCGATGTCAAAGCGCTGGCCGTCAAGGTTGGCGACAAGGTTATCTTCAACGAAGGCTACGGCGTGAAAACCGAGAAGCTGGATGGTCAGGATGTGCTGATCCTGTCCGAGACCGACATTCTGGCGATTGTCGAAGAGTAA
- the groL gene encoding chaperonin GroEL (60 kDa chaperone family; promotes refolding of misfolded polypeptides especially under stressful conditions; forms two stacked rings of heptamers to form a barrel-shaped 14mer; ends can be capped by GroES; misfolded proteins enter the barrel where they are refolded when GroES binds) — MAAKDVKFGNEARIKMLEGVNILADAVKVTLGPKGRNVVLDKSFGAPTITKDGVSVAREIELEDKFQNMGAQMVKEVASKANDAAGDGTTTATVLAQAIVNEGLKAVAAGMNPMDLKRGIDKAVVAAVAELQALSQPCADSNAIAQVGTISANSDEKVGKLIAEAMDKVGRDGVITVEDGQGLEDELAVVEGMQFDRGYLSPYFINKQETGSVELDDPFILLVDKKVSNIREMLPVLEGVAKAGKPLLIVAEDVEGEALATLVVNTMRGIVKVAAVKAPGFGDRRKAMLQDIAVLTGGTVISEEVGMELEKATLEDLGRAKRIVITKENTTIIDGVGDAGVIEGRVAQIRQQIEETSSDYDREKLQERVAKLAGGVAVIKVGAATEVEMKEKKARVEDALHATRAAVEEGVVAGGGVALVRVAAKLAGLRGDNEDQNVGIKVALRAMEAPLRQIVINAGEEASVIANAVKNGEGNFGYNAYTEQYGDMLTMGILDPTKVTRSALQFASSIAGLMITTECMVTELPKKDAPAMPDMGGMGGMGMM, encoded by the coding sequence ATGGCTGCTAAAGACGTTAAGTTTGGTAACGAAGCCCGCATCAAGATGCTGGAAGGTGTGAACATCCTGGCTGATGCCGTCAAGGTTACTCTGGGCCCGAAAGGCCGCAACGTGGTACTGGACAAGTCCTTCGGTGCCCCGACCATCACCAAAGATGGTGTGTCTGTTGCGCGCGAGATCGAGTTGGAAGACAAATTCCAGAACATGGGCGCCCAGATGGTCAAGGAAGTGGCTTCCAAAGCGAACGACGCTGCGGGTGACGGTACTACCACTGCAACCGTTCTGGCTCAGGCTATCGTCAACGAAGGTCTGAAAGCCGTTGCCGCCGGTATGAACCCGATGGATCTGAAGCGCGGTATCGACAAGGCTGTTGTGGCTGCCGTTGCCGAGCTGCAGGCGCTGTCCCAGCCGTGTGCCGACAGCAATGCCATCGCTCAGGTTGGCACCATCTCCGCCAACTCTGACGAGAAAGTGGGCAAGCTGATTGCCGAAGCCATGGACAAAGTGGGTCGCGATGGCGTCATCACCGTTGAAGATGGTCAGGGTCTGGAAGATGAGCTGGCTGTTGTTGAAGGTATGCAGTTCGACCGCGGCTACCTCTCTCCGTACTTCATCAACAAACAGGAAACCGGTTCTGTCGAGCTGGACGACCCGTTCATCCTGCTGGTTGACAAGAAGGTCTCCAACATCCGCGAAATGCTGCCGGTGCTGGAAGGTGTTGCCAAAGCTGGCAAACCGTTGCTGATCGTTGCCGAGGACGTAGAGGGCGAAGCCCTGGCGACTCTGGTGGTCAACACCATGCGTGGCATCGTGAAAGTAGCTGCCGTCAAGGCGCCGGGCTTCGGTGACCGTCGCAAGGCCATGCTGCAGGATATCGCCGTACTGACTGGCGGTACCGTCATCTCCGAAGAAGTTGGCATGGAGCTGGAAAAAGCGACTCTGGAAGATCTGGGTCGTGCCAAGCGCATCGTCATCACCAAAGAGAACACCACCATCATCGATGGCGTGGGTGATGCAGGCGTGATCGAAGGCCGTGTTGCCCAGATCCGTCAGCAGATCGAAGAGACTTCCTCCGACTACGACCGTGAGAAGCTGCAAGAGCGCGTAGCCAAGCTGGCTGGCGGCGTTGCCGTGATCAAAGTCGGTGCAGCTACCGAAGTCGAGATGAAAGAGAAGAAAGCTCGCGTAGAAGATGCTCTGCATGCTACCCGCGCTGCGGTTGAAGAGGGCGTGGTTGCCGGTGGTGGTGTTGCGCTGGTTCGCGTTGCTGCCAAACTGGCTGGTCTGCGCGGTGACAACGAAGACCAGAACGTCGGTATCAAGGTTGCCCTGCGCGCCATGGAAGCCCCGCTGCGTCAAATCGTCATCAACGCCGGTGAAGAAGCCTCCGTCATCGCCAACGCGGTGAAGAACGGTGAAGGCAACTTCGGTTACAACGCTTACACCGAGCAGTATGGCGACATGCTGACCATGGGTATCCTGGATCCGACCAAGGTAACCCGCTCTGCTCTGCAGTTCGCCTCTTCCATCGCCGGTCTGATGATCACCACCGAGTGCATGGTCACCGAGCTGCCGAAGAAAGATGCTCCGGCCATGCCTGATATGGGTGGCATGGGCGGCATGGGCATGATGTAA
- a CDS encoding molybdopterin-binding oxidoreductase yields MKKLGLISLLFSLASFSVLALGTPAGPVILKVTGNVKATEAVDGVAQFDLAMLQALPQHEIVTGNPWVDKPHKYRGPRLADVLAAVGADDGNSLTLTALNSYQIRVNWDKVKRYEPILAWEDDGVVMKVRDKGPLWFMLPLDQHPELKRSEYTDMMIWQLSSVDIQH; encoded by the coding sequence ATGAAAAAACTGGGTTTGATTTCTTTACTTTTTTCCTTGGCAAGCTTTTCCGTACTGGCATTGGGGACGCCTGCTGGGCCCGTGATTCTTAAGGTGACAGGCAATGTTAAAGCGACAGAAGCCGTAGATGGCGTTGCGCAGTTTGACCTTGCCATGTTGCAGGCACTGCCACAACACGAGATCGTGACCGGGAATCCCTGGGTTGATAAGCCCCACAAGTATCGTGGGCCCAGACTGGCTGATGTACTGGCGGCTGTGGGGGCTGATGATGGTAATTCCCTCACCCTGACTGCACTCAATAGCTACCAGATCCGTGTCAACTGGGACAAGGTCAAACGCTATGAGCCCATCCTTGCCTGGGAGGACGATGGTGTCGTCATGAAGGTGCGCGACAAGGGGCCGCTTTGGTTTATGTTGCCACTTGATCAACATCCGGAATTGAAACGCTCCGAATATACCGACATGATGATCTGGCAGCTCAGCTCGGTTGATATTCAGCATTAA